A DNA window from Nerophis lumbriciformis linkage group LG03, RoL_Nlum_v2.1, whole genome shotgun sequence contains the following coding sequences:
- the aspn gene encoding asporin: protein MRVVLLLCLLALGSSSKHYKPVNIMDFMRDYDVMMADSRDDDDDDDDDDDDKNSHYHDYYGNCPIGCHCSPKVVQCSDQGLIDVPAKIPDHTVMIDLQNNDITEIKEDDFKGLDNLYGLFLINNKISKIHPRAFKNMNHLRLLYLSYNMLTGIPANLPPNVIELRFHENRIHKVQRDAFKGLKKLHVLELGANPLANSGIELGAFNGLSSLYIGMSESRLTAIPKDLPTSITELNLEYNKIIKVEVEDLIRYKNLQRLNLAFNQIKFVENGSLAKVPNIREIHLDNNSLKKVPPGLNSLRYLQVIFLHANKITSVGINDFCPIRYGIKKNLYSGISLFANPVKYWDIHPATFRCVGGRRGIQLGNFRK from the exons ATGAGGGTGGTCCTCCTGCTTTGTCTGCTAGCACTAGGCAGCAGTAGCAAACACTACAAGCCAGTCAACATCATGGACTTCATGAGAGACTACGACGTGATGATGGCTGATTCGAGGGACGACGACGACGATGACGACGATGATGACGATGACAAAAACAGCCATTATCATGATTACTATGGCAACTGTCCAATCGGTTGCCATTGCTCACCAAAAGTGGTACAATGCTCCGATCAAG GCTTGATTGATGTGCCTGCTAAGATTCCTGATCACACCGTGATGATTGACCTCCAAAACAATGACATCACCGAGATCAAGGAGGATGACTTTAAAGGCCTGGACAACCTTTAT GGCTTGTTCCTGATCAATAACAAGATCTCAAAGATTCACCCCAGGGCCTTCAAAAACATGAATCATCTTCGACTGCTGTACCTGTCCTACAATATGTTGACTGGGATCCCAGCAAATCTGCCTCCCAATGTCATTGAGCTGCGCTTCCATGAAAACAGGATTCACAAGGTTCAGAGAGATGCCTTCAAAGGCCTCAAGAAGCTCCATGTTCTAG aactGGGAGCCAATCCTCTGGCTAACAGTGGGATTGAACTGGGAGCTTTCAATGGTTTATCTTCCCTCTATATTGGCATGTCTGAGAGCAGGCTAACGGCTATACCCAAAG aCCTCCCCACCTCCATCACAGAGCTGAACCTTGAGTACAACAAGATCATTAAGGTGGAAGTCGAAGACCTCATCAGATATAAAAACCTTCAAAG ACTCAACCTGGCTTTCAACCAAATCAAGTTTGTAGAGAACGGCAGTCTTGCAAAGGTCCCCAACATCCGTGAGATCCACCTGGACAACAACAGTCTGAAAAAGGTCCCACCAGGTCTCAACTCTCTGCGATACCTCCAG GTCATTTTCCTCCATGCCAACAAAATCACAAGTGTGGGAATCAACGATTTCTGTCCCATCAGATACGGCATCAAAAAGAACTTGTACTCAGGCATCAGTCTGTTTGCAAACCCTGTCAAGTACTGGGACATCCACCCAGCCACCTTTCGCTGTGTAGGCGGACGAAGAGGCATTCAGCTCGGAAACTTCAGGAAATAG